The Fragaria vesca subsp. vesca linkage group LG2, FraVesHawaii_1.0, whole genome shotgun sequence genome includes a window with the following:
- the LOC101299433 gene encoding F-box/WD-40 repeat-containing protein At3g52030-like gives MAGVMHRDALLQSPRINVDQWKGHSGTIDQCRMKDGLLLTGSTRDKFMRLWSVEESYKCDYDFQGEYRLPVDYGPLVGFDFDESKIVGLVGSENSRICIWRRSGMTTISNPFKCKGTFPKGLCMSYCDPEAVVGCADGTARVFDMYSSQCSHIIRMHDPEVPVTCIGLSDEGSRLSILAAGGSSITVSSVLTPDHEFAAKLHMAGEIKTLSYNPCGNDRTVFAGSRNGYVYSWDLRTCGLLWETKLSQDAVCSMQHRRNDATTLVVGGRDGVLHLLDQNTGNVITKFILDTSYCVLSSTKPASSSSGGCPRNMVIQRLRGRRTAPDAKIVSIPAPPITCLAVGMKRIITTHGNDYIRTWKFI, from the coding sequence ATGGCCGGGGTGATGCATAGAGATGCATTACTTCAAAGTCCTCGGATTAATGTTGATCAGTGGAAGGGTCACTCTGGTACTATTGATCAATGCCGGATGAAGGACGGGTTGCTTCTCACTGGCAGCACAAGGGATAAGTTCATGCGTCTGTGGTCAGTGGAAGAAAGCTATAAGTGTGACTATGATTTTCAAGGAGAGTATCGACTTCCAGTAGACTATGGCCCTTTGGTTGGTTTTGACTTTGATGAGAGCAAGATTGTTGGCTTGGTTGGCTCAGAGAATAGTCGAATATGCATATGGAGGCGCAGTGGGATGACTACGATATCGAACCCCTTTAAGTGCAAGGGTACCTTTCCAAAGGGTTTATGCATGAGCTACTGTGACCCTGAGGCTGTGGTTGGATGTGCTGACGGGACTGCTCGAGTGTTTGACATGTACAGTAGCCAATGTTCACATATTATTAGAATGCATGACCCTGAGGTGCCAGTGACATGCATAGGGTTGAGTGATGAAGGTAGTCGGTTGTCCATTCTTGCTGCTGGTGGTTCTTCTATCACAGTTTCCTCTGTACTTACCCCTGATCATGAGTTCGCAGCAAAACTGCATATGGCAGGTGAAATAAAGACTTTGAGTTACAACCCTTGCGGCAATGATAGGACAGTGTTTGCTGGATCAAGGAATGGATATGTGTACAGTTGGGACCTGAGGACATGTGGACTTTTGTGGGAAACGAAATTGAGTCAGGATGCTGTGTGTTCAATGCAGCACAGGAGAAATGATGCAACAACTTTGGTTGTGGGTGGAAGGGATGGTGTGCTTCATTTACTGGATCAGAACACAGGGAATGTGATTACGAAATTTATCTTGGACACCAGCTACTGTGTACTGTCAAGTACTAAACCTGCTTCAAGTTCAAGTGGTGGTTGTCCTCGAAACATGGTAATTCAGAGATTGAGAGGAAGAAGGACTGCACCAGATGCCAAGATTGTCAGCATTCCTGCACCTCCCATCACCTGCTTGGCAGTGGGGATGAAGAGAATTATCACCACTCACGGTAACGACTACATCAGAACCTGGAAATTTATCTAG
- the LOC101299723 gene encoding dCTP pyrophosphatase 1-like, with translation MTGFSEAESVTLDLLKTMMAEFARERNWDQFHSPRNLLLALVGEVGELSEIFQWKGEVPKGLPGWEEEEKQHLGEELSDVLLYLVRLSDICGVDLGKAALRKVELNAIKYPVSQKQNQTNGTSSPNTTTTINTSNGNNHTEEITG, from the exons ATGACTGGGTTTTCTGAAGCTGAAAGCGTCACTCTTGACCTGCTCAAGACGATGATGGCTGAGTTTGCTAGAGAGAGAAACTGGGACCAGTTCCATAGCCCCAGAAACTTGCTCTTGGCTCTG GTGGGTGAAGTGGGAGAGCTTTCAGAGATATTTCAATGGAAAGGAGAAGTTCCAAAGGGCCTTCCTGGTTGGGAAGAAGAGGAAAAGCAACACCTGGGTGAAGAGCTCTCTGATGTTCTGCTGTATCTGGTCAGGCTCTCTGACATTTGTGGTGTTGATCTTGGCAAAGCTGCTCTGCGCAAAGTTGAACTCAATGCCATCAAGTACCCAGTTTCACAGAAACAGAACCAGACCAATGGCACCAGCAGCCCCAACACAACTACCACCATCAACACCAGCAATGGTAATAACCACACGGAGGAAATCACTGGTTGA
- the LOC101296065 gene encoding F-box/WD-40 repeat-containing protein At3g52030-like, whose amino-acid sequence MSSCLKNKSRSLPAGRGFAQAGSNKKRPRRGPPLNNALDPDALSAVFSYLDCMYDLASCSLVCRAWRRAVTRGICFNVLYRKQWEMGLVRGVCLEEMAGAIHRHALLQSPRINVDQWKGHSGNIDQCRMKDGWLLTGSTRDKFMRLWSVEESRKCEYNFQGEYRFPVDYGPLVGFDFDESKIVGLVGSESSRICIWRHSGMTRILNPFKCKGTIPMGLCMSYCDPEAVVGCADGTARVFDMYSSQCSHIIRMHDLEVPVTCLGLSDKGSRLSILAGGGSSITVSSVLSPNHEFAAKMYMAGEIKSLSYNPCGNDKTVFAGSMNGYVYSWDLRTCRLLWETRLSEYAVCSMQHRRYDATTLVVGGMDGVLHLLDQNTGNVVTKFVLDTSYCVLSSTRPALSSSGGCSRNMVFQRLKGRRTAPDADIVSIPAPPITCLALGMKRIITTHDKDYIRTWKFI is encoded by the coding sequence ATGTCTTCTTGTTTGAAAAACAAATCACGTTCCCTTCCAGCCGGGAGGGGTTTCGCTCAGGCTGGCAGCAACAAGAAGAGGCCGAGAAGAGGACCTCCGCTGAACAATGCTCTTGACCCTGATGCCCTTTCGGCTGTCTTCTCTTATCTTGACTGCATGTATGACCTTGCCAGCTGTTCCTTGGTTTGCCGTGCCTGGAGGAGGGCTGTCACCAGAGGTATATGTTTCAATGTGCTTTATCGCAAGCAGTGGGAGATGGGTCTTGTGAGGGGTGTTTGTTTGGAGGAGATGGCCGGGGCGATTCATAGACATGCATTACTTCAAAGTCCTCGGATTAATGTTGATCAGTGGAAGGGTCACTCTGGTAATATTGATCAATGCCGGATGAAGGACGGGTGGCTTCTCACTGGCAGCACAAGGGATAAGTTCATGCGTCTGTGGTCAGTGGAAGAAAGCCGTAAATGTGAATATAATTTCCAAGGAGAATATCGATTTCCAGTAGACTATGGCCCTTTGGTTGGTTTTGACTTTGATGAGAGCAAGATTGTTGGCTTGGTTGGCTCAGAGAGTAGTCGAATATGCATATGGAGGCACAGTGGGATGACTAGGATATTGAACCCCTTTAAGTGCAAGGGTACCATTCCGATGGGTTTATGCATGAGTTACTGTGATCCTGAGGCTGTTGTTGGATGTGCTGACGGGACTGCTCGAGTGTTTGACATGTACAGTAGCCAATGTTCACATATTATTAGAATGCACGACCTTGAGGTGCCAGTAACATGCCTAGGGCTGAGTGATAAAGGTAGTCGGTTGTCCATTCTTGCTGGTGGTGGTTCTTCTATCACAGTTTCCTCTGTACTATCCCCTAATCATGAGTTTGCAGCAAAAATGTATATGGCAGGTGAGATAAAGAGTTTGAGTTACAACCCTTGCGGCAATGACAAGACAGTGTTTGCTGGATCAATGAATGGATATGTGTACAGTTGGGACCTGAGGACATGTAGACTTTTGTGGGAAACGAGATTGAGTGAGTATGCTGTGTGTTCAATGCAGCACAGGAGATATGATGCAACAACTTTGGTTGTGGGTGGAATGGATGGTGTGCTTCACTTACTGGATCAGAACACAGGGAATGTGGTTACCAAATTTGTCTTGGACACCAGCTACTGTGTTCTGTCAAGTACTAGACCTGCTTTAAGTTCAAGTGGTGGTTGTTCTCGAAACATGGTATTTCAGAGATTGAAAGGAAGAAGGACTGCACCAGATGCCGACATTGTCAGCATTCCTGCACCTCCCATCACCTGCTTGGCGTTGGGGATGAAGAGAATTATCACCACTCACGATAAGGACTACATCAGAACCTGGAAATTTATCTAG